The Nocardioides ochotonae genome segment CCGCGCGACTCCCGAGCAGCGCGCCACCCAGGGCCTGGTGCGGTCCTTCCAGGACGCCGCGCTCTTCCCGACGCTCACGGTGCGCGAGACCCTGATGATCGCCCAGGAGCGCACCGACCCGACCGGCCTGTGGACCGCCTCGATCGGTGTACGCACCGGCGAGCGGGCCAAGCGCGCCGCGGCCGAGGAGCTGATGGAGCGCACCGGCCTGACGCCGTACGCGAACCGGATGATCTCCGAGCTCTCGACCGGCACCCGCCGGGTGGTCGAGCTGACCGCTCTGCTGGCGCTGGAGCCGAAGGTGCTGCTGCTCGACGAGCCGTCCGCCGGCATCGCGCAGAGCGAGAGCGACGCGCTCGGCGACCTGCTGCTCAGCATCCGCCGCGAGCTCGGCACCACGATGGTCGTCATCGAGCACGACCTTCCCCTCCTCTCGCGACTGTGCGACCGCATGATCGCGATGAACCTCGGCCGGGTGGTGGCCACCGGCACCCCCGACGAGGTCCGCAACGACCCGGCGGTCGTCCGCTCCTACCTGGGCAGCGAGCAGGCCGCGATCCACCGTTCCGGCGCCCACACGGCACCGGTCCCGGTGGTCACCGATCCGGCCCTCACCCGGGCCCAGCCGGTGGCCCCATGACCTGGAACCTCCCCGCGCACGAACCCGTTCAGCCGCACCCGCTGTCCGCACCCCGATCGAGGAGCCTTACGTGAAGAGAATGCCGACGATGCTGGCCAAGCTGGCCGCAGGCGCCGCGGCGATGATGCTCGTCACCATCGTCAACGCCCCCCCGAGCTTCGCCGCACCGACACTGGAGGTCAGTCAGCTCGAGGGCCTGACCGACGGTCAGGTGCTGACCGTCAGCGGCGAGGGCTACGAGCCCGGCCTGTCCGAGATCGCGGTCGGGCAGTGCGTCGAGGGCTACTCGGGCCCGGGCGACTGCAACCTCCCGCTCGGCGCCACGTTCCGCACCGCGGACGCGAACGGCTCGATCGGTGAGTTCACCGTCACCGTCAACGAGAAGTTCGGCGACCACGACTGCACGGTCGTGCAGTGCTACTTCGCCTCCGGCCCGATCCCGGGCAAGGTCGACGAGGCGACCTACAAGGCGAACGTCGTCGAGCACAAGATCAGCTTCGGTGCGCCCGCCGCCACGGAGCCGGTCGAGGAGCCGGAGACGGCCCCCGCGGCCACCACGCCCACGACGCCCACCACCGGGAACGAGGCGCTGCCCAAGACCGGTGGCGGCGACTCCATGCCCGTCGTGCTGCTCTCCGGCTCCGCGCTGCTGCTCCTCGGCCTCGGCGTGATCGTGGCCTTCCCGGGCCGCGGCCGGACCGGGGTCGCGCAGTGACCGCCGCGTCGTGGCAGCGCCCGGTCGCGGCGTTCTTCGCGGCCACCGGCCTGGCGCTCGTCTCGCTGCCGGCGCTGGGGGGCCCGAGCGCCTCGGCGTCCCAGCCGACCGGCACGCCGGCGACCGGCACGGTCAACCTCACCTGCGAGATGCCGGACTTCAAGCGGTCCTTCGGCTACGTCGCCGAGGTCTCGGTCGCGGGCTACCGGGCCGAGGGGAGCGGCGACCTCGAGTTGATCGCGTCGTTCAGCGACCTGCCCGGTAAGGACAGCACCGGCAAGGAGTTGGTTCCGCTCGCGATCGACGTGGCGAAGGCGCCCTACAAGGGCGAGGTGCGGCTGACGGTGGCCGGCACGGCAGCGGCTCTCCAGGCGGGCGGGACCGTGGCGGTCAAGGGCGGCGAGCCGATCGCCGTCCCTGACGCGCGCGGCAAGCTGACCACCCCCGACGTCGACGCCGTCGCCGTCGCGATCACCGGCTTCGACTTCGAGGCCTCGGGTGTCGGCGGCACCTGCAAGGTCGACAGCGGCGGTGCGCTCAGCCCGCTCACGGCCCAGGACGGCGCGGCTCCGACGCCCAGCCCGACCCCGACTCCGACCCCGACTCCGACCCCGACCCCCACGCCGACGCCGACGCCGACGAAGGACCCGGGTGGTGTGAAG includes the following:
- a CDS encoding neocarzinostatin apoprotein domain-containing protein, with the translated sequence MPTMLAKLAAGAAAMMLVTIVNAPPSFAAPTLEVSQLEGLTDGQVLTVSGEGYEPGLSEIAVGQCVEGYSGPGDCNLPLGATFRTADANGSIGEFTVTVNEKFGDHDCTVVQCYFASGPIPGKVDEATYKANVVEHKISFGAPAATEPVEEPETAPAATTPTTPTTGNEALPKTGGGDSMPVVLLSGSALLLLGLGVIVAFPGRGRTGVAQ